From Monomorium pharaonis isolate MP-MQ-018 chromosome 9, ASM1337386v2, whole genome shotgun sequence, the proteins below share one genomic window:
- the LOC105837192 gene encoding zinc finger HIT domain-containing protein 2: protein METPGPSSSTNICELCSKRTRLYTCPRCGIGYCGAECYKSDAHTDCSESFYRQCVEDELKSQENDPAGRQKMMEILKRVHEMDMENNILEDNSDEKSSGGEDSPLDSDDEQEVLDLESRLQNINLEDPNQLWSVLSEAERQEFEALIKNGEVEKLLPKWVPWWTNQVERKLIQPVEENVKDVYSDLNYPDLIDIPLFNELQKASPYVIFNMMNVIYSYAYIALYYIGDYLNCAEEAANVFLIICGNMKNNKVFEDADSAIENVIENIKSVDWLAQDEQTIAAVREAGASILRGPGAEMKTVYISAALSELYRLLTAAKKEISIHKNGNQEFTKRFSQNRSTDVNLSKKSILLYLKKLEYYLSWTKNAGTEIL, encoded by the exons ATGCAGCAAGCGCACACGTTTGTATACCTGCCCACGATGCGGTATAGGTTACTGTGGGGCCGAATGTTACAAGTCGGACGCGCACACGGATTGTTCCGAGAGCTTTTACAGGCAGTGCGTTGAAGACGAATTGAAGTCACAGGAGAATGATCCAGCTGGTAGGCAAAAAATGATGGAGATCCTAAAAAGAGTGCACGAGATGGACATGGAGAACAATATCTTGGAGGATAATTCAGATGAGAAAAGTTCTGGTGGCGAGGACTCTCCATTGGATTCAGACGATGAACAGGAA GTTCTCGATTTGGAATCCCGATTACAGAACATCAATCTTGAGGATCCAAATCAGCTCTGGTCGGTCTTATCCGAAGCAGAGAGACAAGAATTTGAGGCATTGATAAAGAATGGAGAGGTGGAAAAGCTGCTGCCCAAGTGGGTGCCGTGGTGGACTAACCAGGTAGAAAGAAAGTTAATTCAGCCTGTTGAAGAGAATGTCAAGGATGTTTATAGTGACTTAAATTATCCTGATTTGATAGACATAccattatttaatgaattgCAG aaagcGTCTCCTTATGTAATCTTTAATATGATGAATGTAATATACTCTTACGCATATATTGCCCTTTATTATATCggagattatttaaattgtgccGAGGAAGCTGCTAATGTTTTCCTGATTATCTGTGGAAACATGAAAAACAACAAAGTTTTTGAAGACGCAGACTCGGctattgaaaatgttatagaaaatataaaaagc GTTGATTGGCTGGCGCAAGATGAACAAACTATAGCAGCAGTAAGGGAAGCCGGCGCTTCCATTCTGCGAGGACCAGGCGCAGAGATGAAGACAGTCTATATATCTGCGGCGCTCTCCGAGCTCTACCGATTACTAACAGCAGCGAAGAAAGAAATTTCTATCCACAAGAATGGCAATCAAGAATTTACAAAGAGATTTTCGCAGAACCGCAGCACCGACGTGAATCTCTCGAAAAAAAGTATACTTTTGTATCTAAAAAAACTAGAGTATTATTTATCGTGGACAAAAAACGCCGGCACGGAAATCTTGTAA